One genomic segment of Streptomyces liangshanensis includes these proteins:
- a CDS encoding Lrp/AsnC family transcriptional regulator — protein sequence MHFKILGVLRGQGRISVAALAERVGISRANAYTRFEALRADGVITGFSARVDTSRIGLDICALVFVTVRQDLWKQFRATLATMPEVEYCAITTGQHDAMIQIRVQDVSAVHRLVTEQLASIPAVRATETVIILDEVLRRPYVLPTAPRSTEPTPAPAPGAAGTGQFGMTRFIPAAEGRADLQRAADPEE from the coding sequence GTGCATTTCAAGATCCTGGGCGTGCTCCGGGGCCAGGGCCGCATCTCCGTGGCCGCGCTCGCCGAGCGGGTCGGCATCTCGCGCGCCAACGCCTACACCCGCTTCGAGGCCCTCCGCGCCGACGGCGTGATCACCGGCTTCAGCGCCCGCGTCGACACGTCCCGCATCGGGCTCGACATCTGCGCGCTGGTCTTCGTCACCGTCCGCCAGGACCTCTGGAAGCAGTTCCGCGCGACCCTCGCCACCATGCCGGAGGTCGAGTACTGCGCCATCACCACAGGTCAGCACGACGCGATGATCCAGATCCGGGTCCAGGACGTCAGTGCCGTGCACCGCCTCGTCACCGAGCAGCTCGCCAGCATCCCGGCCGTGCGCGCCACGGAGACCGTGATCATCCTCGACGAGGTGCTGCGCCGCCCGTACGTCCTGCCGACCGCGCCCCGGAGCACCGAACCGACGCCCGCCCCCGCGCCGGGCGCGGCCGGGACGGGCCAGTTCGGCATGACGCGCTTCATCCCGGCGGCGGAGGGCCGCGCGGACCTGCAGCGGGCGGCGGACCCGGAGGAGTGA
- a CDS encoding TROVE domain-containing protein: protein MTRFNRQRAKAEARAEVQVEIPGVTAGGATSPLSTHGRWKEPAPYTAPGAVAGATWMPGHQAGAGFVREPKDELFVLATTHLVGQPSFYEGAAARDERYVRLVHQLALSDPEWTLGLLGWLRTEARMRTASLVGAAEFARARVAAGAAGLSRQAVDSVLQRPDEPGELLAYWTSRYGRRLPQPVKRGVADAVRRLYTGRALLKYDTGSRAYRFGDVLELTHPAPARDRPWQGELFRYALDRRHHPDRAVPPAGEPLLAAHHALMSVPVERRYALVTGEGGAGRLAAAGMTWEALAGWLRGPLDAAVWEAVIPSMGAMALVRNLRNFDLAGVGDEAAADVARRISDPAEVARSRQFPFRFLAAHRNVSSARWAEALESALGHSLANVPALPGRTLVLVDRSGSMFDRPSSGTELNRADSAAIFGTALAVRAERADLVEFGSDSRPVEFGRDESVLRAVDRFHDLGGTDTARAVTRHYRAHDRVVVVTDEQAQWTRPGHRPLGAVPEQVPVYTWNLAGYALAHNAPGPHRHTFGGLSDAAFRLIPLLEEGRRSGWPWERDL from the coding sequence ATGACCCGGTTCAACCGTCAGCGGGCCAAGGCCGAGGCAAGGGCAGAGGTTCAGGTTGAGATACCGGGGGTGACCGCGGGCGGGGCCACCTCGCCGCTCTCCACCCACGGGCGCTGGAAGGAACCGGCGCCGTACACCGCCCCGGGCGCGGTCGCCGGGGCGACGTGGATGCCCGGTCACCAGGCGGGGGCCGGGTTCGTACGGGAGCCCAAGGACGAGCTCTTCGTGCTGGCCACGACGCATCTCGTGGGGCAGCCGAGTTTCTACGAGGGCGCGGCGGCGCGCGACGAACGGTACGTCCGCCTCGTACACCAACTCGCCCTCAGTGACCCCGAATGGACCCTGGGGCTGCTCGGGTGGTTGCGCACCGAGGCGCGGATGCGGACGGCTTCGCTGGTGGGGGCGGCCGAGTTCGCGCGGGCGCGGGTGGCGGCGGGGGCAGCCGGGCTGTCGCGGCAGGCCGTCGACTCCGTACTCCAACGGCCGGACGAGCCGGGGGAGTTGCTCGCTTACTGGACGTCACGGTACGGGCGGCGGCTGCCCCAGCCGGTCAAGCGCGGGGTCGCCGACGCCGTGCGACGGCTCTACACGGGTCGTGCGCTGCTCAAGTACGACACCGGCTCGCGGGCCTACCGCTTCGGTGACGTACTGGAGTTGACCCATCCCGCGCCCGCCCGGGACCGGCCGTGGCAGGGCGAGCTGTTCCGGTACGCGCTGGACCGGCGCCACCACCCCGACCGGGCCGTGCCGCCCGCCGGTGAGCCGCTCCTCGCCGCGCATCACGCCCTGATGTCCGTCCCGGTCGAGCGGCGGTACGCGCTGGTCACCGGCGAGGGCGGGGCCGGGCGGCTGGCGGCGGCCGGGATGACGTGGGAGGCGCTGGCGGGGTGGTTGCGGGGACCGCTGGACGCCGCCGTGTGGGAGGCGGTGATCCCCTCGATGGGGGCGATGGCCCTCGTCCGCAACCTCCGGAACTTCGACCTCGCCGGGGTCGGCGACGAGGCCGCCGCCGACGTGGCGCGGCGCATCTCGGACCCGGCGGAGGTGGCGCGGTCGCGGCAGTTCCCGTTCCGCTTCCTGGCCGCGCACCGGAACGTGTCCTCGGCGCGCTGGGCGGAGGCCCTGGAATCGGCCCTCGGGCACTCGCTGGCCAACGTTCCCGCGCTGCCCGGCCGGACCCTGGTCCTGGTGGACCGCTCGGGCTCGATGTTCGACCGGCCCAGCTCCGGGACCGAACTCAACCGGGCCGACTCGGCGGCCATCTTCGGCACCGCCCTGGCCGTCCGGGCGGAGCGGGCCGACCTGGTCGAGTTCGGCTCCGACAGCCGGCCGGTCGAGTTCGGCCGCGACGAGTCCGTCCTGCGGGCGGTGGACCGCTTCCACGACCTGGGCGGTACGGACACGGCCAGGGCCGTCACCCGGCACTACCGGGCGCACGACCGGGTGGTCGTCGTCACCGACGAGCAGGCGCAGTGGACGCGGCCCGGCCACCGGCCGCTCGGCGCGGTGCCGGAGCAGGTGCCGGTCTACACCTGGAACCTGGCGGGATACGCCCTCGCCCACAACGCCCCGGGCCCCCACCGCCACACCTTCGGCGGCCTGAGCGACGCGGCGTTCCGCCTGATCCCGCTCCTGGAGGAGGGACGGCGGTCGGGGTGGCCGTGGGAGCGGGACCTCTGA
- a CDS encoding DUF998 domain-containing protein: MRLAPWWALLSSGSAPLLLVGGWTTAELLQGPGYDPVTQTISILAAYGAPGYWVMNAMLVTLGTCYLATARGLHAAKLPGRLALAGGGVAAIALTLFPAPVSGGNFGHGTVVTIGFALMAAWPVLAANRTGKGPWALRLPAAIVASALMVLGAAWFLVELQTRGAAGVAERVLTAAQAVWPLLVVTSCVHHPAREERETA; encoded by the coding sequence ATGCGACTTGCACCCTGGTGGGCCTTGCTCTCGTCCGGGTCCGCTCCCCTCCTGCTGGTCGGTGGGTGGACGACCGCGGAGCTGTTGCAGGGACCCGGCTACGACCCCGTCACCCAGACGATCAGCATCCTGGCGGCCTACGGCGCCCCCGGCTACTGGGTCATGAACGCCATGCTGGTCACCCTGGGCACCTGCTACCTGGCCACCGCCCGGGGGCTCCACGCCGCGAAGCTCCCCGGCCGGCTGGCGCTCGCGGGCGGCGGGGTGGCGGCGATCGCGCTGACGCTCTTCCCGGCCCCGGTCAGCGGGGGCAACTTCGGCCACGGCACCGTGGTCACCATCGGCTTCGCGCTGATGGCGGCGTGGCCGGTGCTGGCCGCCAACCGCACGGGAAAGGGGCCGTGGGCGCTCCGCCTCCCGGCGGCGATCGTGGCGAGCGCGCTGATGGTGCTCGGCGCGGCCTGGTTCCTGGTCGAACTCCAGACCCGCGGAGCCGCCGGCGTAGCCGAACGCGTCCTGACCGCCGCCCAGGCCGTATGGCCCCTCCTGGTAGTGACGTCCTGCGTCCACCACCCGGCCCGAGAGGAACGCGAAACGGCGTGA
- a CDS encoding LysR family transcriptional regulator, with protein sequence MDLRRLGYFAVLAEELNFTRAARRLHIAQPALSQQIQALERQVGARLVLRGSKGCSLTPVGVVVAEEAGRLLRQAEAAEQRIQAAVRGRAGRLRLAYTRSARGGVVDALVSEFRTRYGDVELSVQTGWTAHNVAELRAGRLDAAFVRPPIDEAPELRYLVLSEEELLLALPAGHALAALRTRISRERIADEPVILFPRENGPGMHDLITRQVWPGGPRIVREEPDDEQLLLAVAAGHGISAVPAGRAHALRLPGVRLRHLTAPVPTVPLALAYHPGADLRVVNLLLPLAGGAAPPGGDAGQPPAATDHPA encoded by the coding sequence ATGGACCTGCGACGACTGGGCTACTTCGCCGTACTGGCCGAGGAGTTGAACTTCACGCGCGCCGCCCGGCGGCTCCACATCGCCCAGCCCGCCCTGAGCCAGCAGATCCAGGCGCTCGAACGGCAGGTCGGCGCGCGCCTGGTGTTGCGTGGGTCGAAGGGGTGCTCGCTGACGCCGGTCGGTGTGGTGGTCGCGGAGGAGGCGGGCCGGCTCCTGCGCCAGGCCGAGGCCGCCGAGCAGCGCATCCAGGCCGCGGTGCGCGGCCGGGCCGGCCGGCTGCGGCTCGCGTACACCCGTTCGGCGCGGGGCGGGGTGGTGGACGCGCTGGTCAGCGAGTTCCGTACCCGGTACGGGGATGTCGAGCTGAGCGTCCAGACCGGCTGGACCGCCCACAACGTCGCGGAACTGCGCGCGGGCCGGCTCGACGCGGCCTTCGTCAGGCCGCCCATCGACGAGGCGCCCGAGCTGCGCTACCTCGTGCTGTCCGAGGAGGAGCTGCTGCTCGCGCTGCCCGCCGGGCACGCGCTGGCGGCGTTACGTACGAGGATCAGCCGCGAGCGGATCGCCGACGAACCGGTGATCCTCTTCCCCCGGGAGAACGGGCCCGGCATGCACGACCTGATCACCCGTCAGGTCTGGCCGGGCGGGCCCCGTATCGTCCGGGAGGAGCCCGACGACGAACAGCTCCTGCTGGCGGTGGCCGCGGGCCACGGCATCTCGGCCGTCCCGGCGGGCCGCGCGCACGCGCTGCGCCTCCCGGGCGTCCGGCTGCGCCACCTCACCGCCCCCGTACCGACGGTCCCCCTGGCCCTGGCGTACCACCCGGGCGCGGACCTACGGGTGGTGAACCTGCTGCTGCCGCTGGCGGGAGGCGCGGCCCCGCCCGGCGGGGACGCCGGTCAGCCCCCGGCGGCGACGGACCACCCCGCCTGA
- a CDS encoding FAD-dependent oxidoreductase: MKPGKSMKADIVVVGGGIVGLTTAVRLLERGASVLVVTDEALPARTSSVAAAVWYPTGVRPGRATTVRAADTYAELSRQAADGVPGVTLGPCRTYTPARAAELPWWAKAVPGLRPLRTDEATGTWTHGWAFDAPTVDMPVYLDWLVTRFLAAGGLLHHRRVNHLSQAAVWAPLVVNAAGLGAGSLCGDPTMTPVRGQLVVVANPGLRTSLRVQDHPEGYTYVHPRRTDVVLGGTFDADRWDLFPDPATAAAILARCTALEPRLAGAPVLAHPVGLRPHRPSGVRLERDPHLLPGTPVIHNYGHGGSGVTLSWGCADETARLAAT, encoded by the coding sequence GTGAAACCAGGGAAATCCATGAAGGCGGACATCGTCGTCGTCGGGGGCGGGATCGTCGGGCTCACGACGGCGGTACGGCTGCTCGAACGCGGCGCGAGCGTCCTGGTGGTGACCGACGAGGCGTTGCCCGCGAGGACGTCGTCGGTGGCGGCCGCGGTCTGGTACCCGACCGGGGTACGGCCCGGCCGCGCCACCACCGTACGGGCGGCGGACACCTACGCCGAACTCTCCCGCCAGGCGGCCGACGGCGTCCCGGGCGTCACCCTCGGCCCCTGCCGGACCTACACGCCCGCCCGGGCCGCCGAACTCCCCTGGTGGGCCAAGGCCGTCCCCGGCCTGCGCCCCCTCCGTACGGACGAGGCGACCGGGACGTGGACGCACGGCTGGGCCTTCGACGCGCCCACGGTCGACATGCCGGTCTACCTCGACTGGTTGGTGACCCGCTTCCTCGCGGCCGGCGGCCTCCTCCACCACCGCCGCGTCAACCACCTCTCCCAGGCCGCCGTATGGGCCCCGCTGGTCGTCAACGCGGCCGGACTGGGCGCCGGTTCACTCTGCGGCGACCCCACCATGACGCCGGTACGCGGCCAACTCGTCGTGGTGGCCAACCCGGGGCTGCGCACCTCGCTGCGCGTACAGGACCACCCCGAGGGCTACACGTACGTCCACCCGCGCCGCACGGACGTCGTGCTGGGCGGCACGTTCGACGCCGACCGCTGGGACCTCTTCCCCGACCCCGCCACCGCCGCCGCGATCCTGGCACGCTGCACCGCCCTCGAACCCCGCCTGGCCGGCGCCCCGGTCCTCGCCCACCCGGTGGGCCTGCGCCCCCACCGCCCCTCGGGCGTACGCCTGGAACGCGACCCCCACCTGCTCCCCGGCACCCCCGTGATCCACAACTACGGCCACGGCGGCTCGGGCGTCACCCTGTCCTGGGGCTGCGCCGACGAGACGGCCCGCCTGGCGGCCACCTGA
- a CDS encoding DinB family protein, with amino-acid sequence MPPLDADERTSLESWLDFYRATLAQKCEGLSEHQLREASAAPSSLTLLGLVQHAAEVERNWFRRVLTGEDVPAIHTPDADVAATDGGFDLTDEVTFDRVLSVWQAEMDRSRANCAARALDDTSPFMGGRVTLRWIYTHMITEYARHCGHADLVRERVDGRTGV; translated from the coding sequence ATGCCCCCGCTGGACGCCGACGAGCGGACCTCCCTGGAGAGCTGGCTCGACTTCTACCGCGCCACCCTCGCCCAGAAGTGCGAGGGGCTGTCGGAGCACCAGCTCCGCGAGGCGTCCGCCGCGCCGTCGTCCCTCACCCTGCTCGGGCTCGTCCAGCACGCGGCGGAGGTCGAGCGGAACTGGTTCCGCCGGGTGCTGACCGGCGAGGACGTCCCGGCGATCCACACCCCCGACGCCGATGTCGCCGCGACCGACGGCGGCTTCGACCTCACCGACGAGGTCACCTTCGACCGGGTGCTGTCCGTCTGGCAGGCCGAGATGGACCGCTCACGCGCGAACTGCGCCGCCCGCGCCCTCGACGACACCAGCCCCTTCATGGGCGGCCGGGTCACACTGCGCTGGATCTACACGCACATGATCACGGAGTACGCGCGGCACTGCGGCCACGCCGACCTGGTGCGGGAACGGGTCGACGGCCGTACGGGCGTCTGA
- a CDS encoding HTTM domain-containing protein — MTTEHVPGTTPSSVLDRLGGLLTLLTARPVSLHAVAVLRIGYGLLYLVFLLREFPHRDEIWGPGSPWTPAMAEQLFERTGWFSVLTLSDSRWYFELCYAGALVVAALFLVGWRTRAVSVLFFGVVESFHARAIFMTDGGDNLILLMAAYLVLTACGRRWSLDARRSRLRAAARPPGQPERGRLRLRIPDAPRVRASQRTLTTVLHNCALLVIAAQVCFLYGSAGLYKVQGGSWGNGTALHYVLNLELFQPWPFLSRLADEHTLLIAVAGYLTVLLQVAFPFVLFGPLKYPVLAMLLGMHVGIAVLMGLPLFSGAMIVADAVFLPDRFYLAVYAAGGRALRRPGRGGPGHDRPGRGGSGRAGAGAEDVSVPRQSVPRRSGAARP, encoded by the coding sequence ATGACCACTGAGCACGTACCCGGCACCACCCCCTCAAGCGTCCTCGACCGGCTCGGTGGGCTTCTCACCCTGCTGACCGCGCGCCCGGTGTCCCTCCACGCGGTGGCGGTCCTCCGTATCGGGTACGGCCTGCTCTATCTCGTCTTCCTGCTGCGGGAGTTCCCGCACCGCGACGAGATCTGGGGCCCCGGATCGCCGTGGACGCCCGCGATGGCGGAGCAACTCTTCGAGCGGACCGGCTGGTTCAGCGTCCTCACGCTGTCCGACAGCCGGTGGTACTTCGAACTCTGTTACGCGGGTGCCCTGGTGGTGGCCGCGCTGTTCCTGGTGGGGTGGCGGACGCGGGCCGTGTCCGTCCTCTTCTTCGGGGTCGTGGAGTCCTTCCACGCCCGGGCGATCTTCATGACGGACGGCGGCGACAACCTCATCCTCCTGATGGCGGCGTACCTCGTCCTCACCGCCTGCGGGCGCCGCTGGTCCCTCGACGCGCGCAGGTCCCGGCTCCGGGCGGCGGCGCGGCCCCCGGGGCAGCCGGAACGAGGACGCCTCCGGCTCCGGATCCCCGACGCGCCCCGCGTCCGCGCCTCACAACGGACCCTGACCACCGTCCTGCACAACTGCGCCCTGCTCGTGATCGCGGCCCAGGTCTGTTTCCTCTACGGCTCCGCGGGCCTCTACAAGGTCCAGGGCGGCTCCTGGGGCAACGGGACCGCCCTCCACTACGTCCTGAACCTCGAACTTTTCCAGCCCTGGCCGTTCCTGTCCCGACTGGCCGACGAGCACACGCTCCTGATCGCCGTCGCCGGCTACCTGACGGTGCTCCTCCAGGTGGCCTTCCCGTTCGTTCTCTTCGGCCCGCTCAAGTACCCCGTCCTGGCGATGCTGTTGGGCATGCACGTCGGCATCGCCGTCCTGATGGGGCTGCCGCTCTTCTCGGGCGCGATGATCGTCGCGGACGCGGTGTTCCTCCCGGACCGCTTCTACCTCGCGGTGTACGCGGCGGGCGGCCGCGCGCTCCGGCGGCCGGGGCGCGGCGGGCCGGGGCACGATCGGCCGGGGCGCGGTGGGTCCGGGCGCGCGGGCGCCGGGGCCGAGGACGTGTCCGTACCGCGTCAGTCCGTGCCCCGACGGTCCGGAGCCGCGCGTCCGTGA
- a CDS encoding DUF5819 family protein, producing the protein MTAEVGTPRAVRGVIVAVCLTVALTHVLLVFLHVAPANTVTQRFNQQVNGWVFPVFEQNWKLFAPDPDSANRRISARTASTAPDGTVQVSDWFDLTALDESAVEHHVFPSHTAQNLLRRAWTAYVESHGADDRTRSERALMTRAYLRNIAVKRVTAHRGGTFRSLQLRVVTVPVAAPGTRQAVRQVRPAARQAGSSAPSAPSAPSADTRYLPWWKVPSDDH; encoded by the coding sequence ATGACCGCCGAGGTCGGCACCCCACGGGCGGTGCGGGGCGTCATCGTCGCCGTGTGCCTGACGGTCGCGCTCACCCACGTCCTGCTGGTGTTCCTGCACGTGGCTCCCGCGAACACCGTCACCCAGCGGTTCAACCAGCAGGTCAACGGCTGGGTCTTCCCGGTGTTCGAGCAGAACTGGAAGCTCTTCGCCCCGGATCCCGACTCCGCCAACCGGCGGATCTCCGCGCGGACCGCCTCCACCGCGCCGGACGGCACCGTACAGGTCAGTGACTGGTTCGACCTGACGGCACTGGACGAATCCGCCGTCGAGCACCATGTGTTCCCCAGCCACACGGCGCAGAACCTGCTGCGCCGCGCCTGGACGGCGTACGTCGAATCGCACGGTGCCGACGACCGGACGCGTTCGGAACGGGCGCTCATGACCCGCGCGTACCTGCGCAACATCGCGGTGAAGCGGGTCACCGCGCACCGGGGCGGGACCTTCCGGTCCCTCCAGCTCCGGGTGGTCACGGTGCCGGTGGCCGCCCCCGGCACCCGGCAGGCGGTACGGCAGGTACGGCCCGCGGCCCGGCAGGCCGGTTCCTCCGCGCCCTCCGCACCTTCCGCGCCCTCCGCCGACACCCGCTATCTGCCCTGGTGGAAGGTGCCCTCCGATGACCACTGA
- a CDS encoding ice-binding family protein, with protein MTPPHFRAPHRRAVSTWIAGLVTPLVAATVVAMTSTQAVAIATPVPLGTASSFAILAGSTVTNTGPSVVTGDLGVSPGTAITGFRPPPAEPGTVNGVQHAGDAVAMVAKNDLVTAYDQAAGQAPDASIPAGLAGETLAPGVYKADVGVGLTGDLTLDAAGDPQAVWVFQIPESLTTASASRVLLVNGASPCNVYWQIGASATLGSGSSFVGTIMALTSISLDDSATVNGRALARNGGVTLINNVINRGNCATGGTTGGVLGGVLGGVLGGPTTGGTTTAGTTGATTTGTTTGGVLGGVLGGALGGLTTGGTGTTTGGTTGSVLGGVLGGVLTGGTTGGTPGGLIAGTTGATTTGGGTGGPGHGHGHGHGHGHGKPGKPHDEGGYGGDEGGYGGDEGHGDEGQGDHGYGGDGYGGDEEYGDQGYGDRPDDGPRHDG; from the coding sequence ATGACGCCACCTCATTTCCGCGCGCCCCACCGGCGCGCGGTGTCGACCTGGATCGCGGGGCTCGTCACCCCGCTCGTCGCCGCGACCGTGGTCGCGATGACATCGACCCAAGCCGTCGCCATCGCCACACCCGTGCCGCTCGGTACCGCGAGCAGCTTCGCGATCCTCGCGGGCAGCACGGTCACCAACACCGGCCCCTCGGTGGTCACCGGGGACCTGGGCGTCAGCCCTGGTACGGCCATCACCGGATTCCGCCCGCCCCCCGCGGAGCCGGGCACGGTCAACGGCGTGCAGCACGCCGGTGACGCCGTGGCCATGGTGGCCAAGAACGACCTGGTCACGGCGTACGACCAGGCCGCCGGACAGGCGCCCGACGCGTCCATCCCGGCGGGCCTCGCCGGTGAGACGCTCGCTCCGGGCGTCTACAAGGCGGATGTCGGGGTCGGCCTCACCGGCGACCTCACCCTGGACGCCGCGGGCGACCCCCAGGCGGTGTGGGTGTTCCAGATCCCCGAATCCCTCACCACCGCCTCCGCCAGCCGCGTCCTCCTCGTCAACGGCGCCTCGCCGTGCAACGTGTACTGGCAGATCGGCGCCTCGGCCACCCTCGGCAGCGGCTCGTCGTTCGTCGGCACGATCATGGCCCTGACCTCGATCAGCCTCGACGACTCGGCGACCGTCAACGGCCGGGCCCTGGCCCGCAACGGCGGTGTGACACTGATCAACAACGTGATCAACCGCGGCAACTGCGCCACCGGTGGCACCACCGGCGGTGTGTTGGGCGGCGTTCTAGGCGGTGTGCTGGGCGGCCCCACCACGGGCGGCACCACCACCGCGGGCACCACCGGCGCGACCACGACCGGCACCACCACGGGTGGTGTGCTGGGCGGCGTCCTCGGGGGCGCGCTCGGCGGTCTCACCACGGGCGGTACGGGCACCACGACCGGCGGGACCACGGGCAGCGTGCTCGGCGGCGTCCTCGGCGGGGTCCTGACCGGCGGTACGACCGGGGGCACCCCGGGCGGCCTGATCGCGGGCACGACGGGCGCGACCACGACCGGTGGCGGCACGGGCGGGCCCGGCCACGGCCACGGTCACGGCCATGGGCACGGCCACGGGAAGCCCGGCAAGCCGCACGACGAGGGCGGTTACGGCGGCGACGAAGGCGGCTACGGCGGTGACGAGGGCCACGGCGACGAAGGCCAGGGTGACCACGGCTACGGCGGCGACGGCTACGGCGGCGACGAGGAGTACGGCGACCAGGGTTACGGCGACCGGCCCGACGACGGCCCCCGTCACGACGGCTGA
- a CDS encoding GOLPH3/VPS74 family protein, whose amino-acid sequence MSTPRELLIVAMDMTSVRTVERGTLSLALAGAEAVDLLAVGAITLEGDRVVPSGEGLGSGDPLVDEPLLDDPLLGEAASSFVRQAPYESVGNWLWRRGRDLSSVYTAALEAEGQLARRHHRRWGVFRSSELVLVDSPARRVAAERWTADEPVLAALATAVGIRDKRTTASPAVTDESVATVLTAVDDASSELAAEAERRAHKRDDAAVTNVQRGY is encoded by the coding sequence ATGAGCACGCCGCGCGAGCTGTTGATCGTCGCGATGGACATGACATCCGTCCGCACGGTGGAGCGGGGCACGCTGTCGCTCGCCCTCGCGGGCGCCGAGGCGGTCGATCTCCTCGCCGTGGGGGCGATCACCCTGGAGGGCGACCGCGTCGTGCCGTCCGGGGAGGGGCTGGGGTCGGGCGATCCGCTGGTGGACGAACCCCTTTTGGACGACCCGCTGTTGGGCGAGGCCGCGTCCTCGTTCGTGCGGCAGGCTCCGTACGAATCCGTGGGCAACTGGCTCTGGCGCCGCGGCCGCGACCTGTCCTCGGTGTACACGGCCGCGTTGGAGGCGGAAGGGCAGCTCGCCCGCCGGCACCACCGCCGCTGGGGGGTGTTCCGGTCCAGTGAACTGGTCCTGGTCGATTCGCCCGCCCGCCGTGTGGCCGCCGAGCGCTGGACGGCCGACGAACCCGTCCTGGCCGCGCTCGCCACGGCCGTCGGGATCCGCGACAAGCGCACGACGGCCTCCCCGGCCGTGACCGACGAGTCGGTGGCGACCGTACTGACCGCTGTCGACGACGCGTCGAGCGAACTGGCGGCGGAGGCGGAACGCCGCGCCCACAAACGCGACGACGCGGCCGTCACGAACGTACAGCGCGGATACTGA